TGTAGTATCCTTGCCCGGGTGCCTGCCGGAAATATAACAGCGCAAAGGATGAGCAAGAGGAGAATTGGCGCTGCAGCTAAACGCCCTGAGTGGGGCAGAACCAGATCTAGATGCTTTAGGAACTTCGAATCCCTCTCCCTCACCTTACAGCCTCCCAAGTCCCAAAACCGGCCCGTGATTGATTCATTATCGAGCTCATTATTGAATTAAGCTTTTCATTGGAAAGAAGCATAGGCAAAGAATCATAGGTATTGAAATGAAGTATAAACCTATTGGAAACATAGCTTCTAACCATTTATAACCATTTGGGCATGATCTAAATCTCTAAACGTAAAAGATATCGAATCGGTTCCCGACTGGGCGCCTTCGATTACTATTTTTGCGGTTTTAATGCTGGTTTAATCTCCTCTTGCTAAATTGGAGCAAAGAGTGAAAAGCCCGAAAGAGCCCAAATATCTCTGGAAGGTGTAGATATCTATGAAACTCACTATATGTCATCTCTACCCGGATCTTATGAATACCTATGGCGACAGGGGAAATATGATCACGCTCTACAGGAGAGCTTTGTGGCGCGGGATAGAGGTGGAGGTGGTCCCCGTATCCATAGGGGAAAACCTGGATTTTAGGGCCTTCGATCTCATCTTCTTCGGCGGGGGCCAGGATAAGGAGCAGAGGCTCGTATGCCAGGACCTTGTGGCTTTGAAGAAGGGTTCTCTAATCGATGCTATAGAAGATGGCGTCGTTGTCCTCGCCGTGTGCGGCGGTTATCAGCTCCTGGGAGAATATTACCGAACCTTGGGGGGTGAGGAGTTGCCGGGCGTAGGAGCCTTGGATATAAGGACAGAGGCGGGAAGCAAGCGATTCATAGGGAATGTTGTAATAGAGTCGCAATTGCCCCTGGAGGGAGTGCCAACCCTGTGGGGAACGCCAACCATGATGGGAGCACCCACCATAGTTGGGACCCCAATTATGGTGGGTTTTGAGAATCACTCCGGGAGGACCTATCTTGGGGACAAAACGCGCCCGCTTGGGAGGGTGATTGTGGGACATGGCAATAATGGGGGGGACGGTTCAGAGGGTTGCATATACAAGAATACCTACGGCACCTATCTCCATGGCCCCCTCTTGCCGAAGAACCCCCACTTTGCCGATTATCTCATTCAAACCGCCCTGAGCAGGGAGTACAACGGAGTTAGGCTCCAGCCGCTTGACGACGGAATGGAGCTCAGGGCGCACCGTGCTGCGGTTGCGCGCGCTAGAAGACATTAGGAGTCATTTATTTTATGATTAAATTATCATTCGCGAACGTTGCGGTTTTTTATGCTGCATATGCTTTATCGAGCCTCTGGCGCCTGTGGAATTTGGTGTAATCCTCTGCCCTCTACCCGGTTAGCATTATGCCGGCATGGCTTCGACTTGTATCAGTGGCAAACCCCTTGAGCTACATCGTCGAAGCTCTCCGGAGCCTCCTCCATTGTTGTTGACCGGAGTTAGGGGCGGTTACGCCAACGAATACTCCCGCGCCACAGCACGTAAAGGTAACCGCCGACCAGGACCAGCACTACGATGGCAATTAAGAGCCAAAGAAAGGGTCGCATGCCCAAAACCTCGAGATATGTGCGGGCTCGCATGAATTTCAGGACCCCGACTCCCAACTTCCATGCTGCAAGTTGCCATACAAAACACCATGTGGACGCAGCCATGATAGACGCGGCCAGGTATTTCCGCATATCCAGGCCTATGAAGCCAGCTGCCAGGATGGCGGGGGTGCGAATCGGGCCGAACCAGCGGCTGATAAACACAGTAAAGGCCCCATACTTTTCAAACCATCTCTTGATCATGACGAGGTCTCTTGATCGAATAAATCTTGAACGAAGAAATCTGAAGCGATGTTTGTAGTTGCCTTCCCGTGCCCGTGCCCGAACCTCGTCTTCGTCATCCCTGGCAATTACCAGGTTTCGGCCTGCGGCTCCGACAAAATAGCCTATGATGTTGCCGGCGATATTGCCCGACGCTGCGGCGACCACCGCCAGCAGGAAGCTCATGCGGCCGCTCTGAATAAAATAACCTGCTCCGAGAAACACGATCTCCAGGGGGATGCCTGGCATGCCGGTGCCCTCCAGTGCCAGGACGGCAAATATGAGCAAGTAACCATAGTGATGAAAAAGCAACATCACCTGCTGCAAGGCGCGTGTCCCCCCCCCGATGCGAAACCTCGTCAAGCCGGCTTCGCGGCTGACCCTGCGGCGGGGCTAATACGCGCGATTATAGTCTTTCCGCCGTACACCTGCTCCCCCACCCTGGCCACAATCTCGATGTCAGCCTCCGCCCCTGGTGTTACAGGGATTACTAGGTCTACTTGTGAACCCCTTTCTATAAATGAAAGCTTCTGTCCGGCCTTGACTACATCCCCCTCGGTCACGAAGCACCTGATTTTATTGATGAACTTATCAGCTATTTCCACCACGGCCAGCTTGAGCCTATCTCCCTCGATGAACAGGGTATTCCGCTCATTCAGTAGATGATATTTGCGGCCGAAAAGGTCAACGGCCTTCCGGAGATATGTGAGTCTTATATACTCCCACATGTCCAGCATCGGCAGGTTAAGAGCAGCCTGAGTATGGACTATACGGCATACTTTCCCTGATATGGGTGCATAATTGAAATGTACATCCAGCGGTGTCATGTATATCCCAATCATCCAGCCGGATTCCCCCATAGCGAAGTCCATCTTTGAAATCTCAGATATGGGGATCCTCTGGCCGAGTTTCTCCGAGTAAACCTCGCCGTTCTCGAACCTGCGCGCGTAGATCAGCTTGCCGTCTGCCGGGGCGAGGATCGCATCCTCATCACCAGGCGGGATCCTCACAGGATCACGGTAAAACCAGATGCGCCTCAAAAACCACACAAGGCCCAGGATCAAAAGCGCCACGGCCGCGATAATAGTTGTGATAACGACGAGCATTTCCAGTGTTATGCTTATGCTCAATGTTCCCTCAGACCCTTCATGACAATATATGGAAGCTTGACAACGTAGTAGAATAGAAGCCCTGAAGCAGCACGGAAGGCCCACTTCCCTAAACTCTGGGCTGTTATCCTGTGCACTGCCTCCGCCGGGATTTCTATCTCCGGGCTAAAGATGCCATTTCTATATGCATTATCCACGGCAAGATAGGTTTTGAGCGTACCATGCTTCTTCCAACACTCGTAGAGTTCGTCGGAGGCCGTCCGGCGAAAAAGGCTCTCATCCACCTCACACAGCTCCCGGAGCTCTGAATATAGTTTCGAGTATAATAATCTTTCCCCACTTCCATAGCCGCTATAGCCCATTTGCGCAGCGGTTTCCCTGAAGTGCCTGTAGGAATCCTCATTCCAGGTAAATTGCCTGCCGGTTTTGAGGATCGCCACAATGCACCGGAGGAGCGCCCGCGCCCGCTCAAGGTCCCAGACCGGGTCGAATATCCTGAGCTCGATAGTGCCCAGGCGCTTGGATACGATCATATCCTGGAATCTATATTGCTCATTTCCCTTCCGGAGCGGGCCAATAGCATATGACTTGGCGATCCGAAAAGACTGCCCGAAGTATCTCCCCCTTGCGAGGGGCGAGCTTGCAGTGAGGAGCGCGAGCAGCGGCAGGAAGTGCGCAAGATTTGAATAGATGCGCTCCCTCTCCTGATCTGGCACCGGCCCTACATGGATATGAAGGCCACAGGTGTTCGTGGGGGCTTCAAGGTCGAAGAGATGGCCGATGGGAAGGATCAATCCGTCACACACCGAGGCAAGCTCCCGCCTCCGGGCGGCGAGGTCCTCGATGAGCGCGCAAACTGAAGAGTGAACACCGGTGGATACCTCTATCCCGCTCATTACAGCCTGGCGTAAGTCCCTACCCCGGGCGAAATTTGAGGCCGAATGGGTGTAATAATATGACGGATTACGCCACAGGAGCCTTGCAAGGTAATAAAGGGAACCAAGCGATGGCAGGACCGGCTCCGCAACGAAAACCTCTTCTTCGAGGCCTAGGAGAATGTATTCCCCGTCAACCTGCTTAGCCTGCATATGCTCTGCTCAGCCCGCATGCATAAGTCTGGATGCATAAGTCCGGATACACAAGCCTGCATCTACAAACCCGCACGCCGGTTGGGTTCAGCCCTCCCTTTTAATGCCTTTGCTTTATGTTATAATTCCCTTATGCGACAATTATAGGTCCTCGGAGGGTTGAAATCAAGGACCGATCGCCAGATCGCCAGCTTTGAACTCTTGACTTGCGACATGCATTATGATATGATGCATATGGTGATGCATATGAAAGATGCTAATAATAATTCACCCAAGGCCATCACGGTACGTATTCCAGGGGACGAGTATGAGCGTTTGCGGAAGTATGCTGCAGCTCGTAATGTCTCTCTGAACTCAGTGGTAGCTGAGGCCATCGCCCAATACGGGACGAAGCTCGAACGCCATCAGGCCATTAGCAGGATACAGACTTTCCAGATGCAGCTCCGTGACGGGCGCAAAGAAGGCAGCGATTCGGTGGATTCGCTCCGCCGAATACGAGAAACCCGCAGCAAACGGGGTGATAAACCATGAGCATCTGCGTAGATGCAAGCTTGGTCTTGAAGTGGCTGACATACGAGCCCGGGAGCGACGAAGCGCTCGTGTGGCTTAATATGCATGCTAGCGACGAGATCATTGCTCCCTCGTTCCTCTCCCTGGAGGTCGCCTCAGTGCTCCGGCAGAAGACACGGCGTGCCGAGATGACCTCGGAGGAAAGCCTGGAGGCGCTCCACCTCCTGGATAAGCTAAAAATCCGGTTCATGTGGGACTGGACCCTTTTGGAGAGAGCCTTAGAACTGGCTATTGAGCTAGACCAGTCCACAGCCTACGATACCGCGTACCTCGCCCTTGCCGAAAGGGAGGAGTGCGAACTGTGGACGGCGGATGCATGCTTCGCGCGCGCTGCGTCACCCCGGTACCCTATTGTTCGGCTTCTGACACCCCATCCGCTGAGCTGCGACTCTATTGGGTGGCCCCAATAGTTAGCCTGAACATTCTATCTCATATATCTGCCATACTATCATACTTGCATAATATACAACTCTTCATTACTCCCGATCGTGACCGTGCTCCCCCTGACCTCGATACGGCCTATCCACTGATTAAACACACCCTTCTGGGTCGCATTGGCCTTATGTTAAAGCCCATAGCAGAGTAGATTAGAAAACTCTAATACGCTTCTCATTGCTTTCTCATCATAGCCGGGTAGACTGGGAGATAGTCGAGAGGGAGTAAACCTGGACCTGAAGTATGGAGAGTATGGTATGGAATATGGTACTTACATAACGGTCAACCATGCGGACCATATAGTGGTACAGGGAAACGGGACCCTTCGGCAATAACAGTTTCATGGAGGTGACAGAGGATGTCACGAAAGGTAAAAGCCTTAGGGATTCTGATGGTGCTGTGTCTTGCACTCTCGGTCTCGCTTCTTGCGTATGCAAAGGCCGGCGCGGGGGCAGGTGCCGCTGGGGTGGGGGATATAGCCCAGCAGGGGACGTCGGTGGCCTCCACGCCCACCCAGATCGCTTCCGATCAGGCTCAGGCTCAGGCTGGGGCGGACGATGAGAAGATGACAGCCGAGTCTGAGAAGGAGAACGAGTCGGAGTCCGAAGCGACCCCGGGCCAGGATCCAGTGGAAGCTCCCGGCACACCCGGGTATGAAGAGGGAAACTTCGACGGGCAGCATGAATTCTAACTTCACCCTGATTGGCTGTGTGTTGCATATCGCGTGAGTCATAAGGCCGGCGGATGTATCTGCCGGCTTTAATTGCGATTTTTGCACCGGCCCTTTCATTTATATATAATGGTATATATAATGGACCCCAGGGGTGATCATGTTGCGGGTTCTTGTGGTGGAGGATGAACCAAAAATCGCATCCTTTGTCAGGCAGGGGCTGGAGGAGGAGGGCTATGCCGTAGACGTAGCCGGGGATGGGGAGTCTGCGCTCGACTATGCTGGGAGCGCTCAATATGACCTCCTGATACTGGACATCATGCTGCCGAAGAGGGACGGGGTGAGCGTATGCCAGGAATTACGTAAACGGGGATTTAAGACCCCCATTCTCATGCTCACGGCCAGAGATACAGTGGATGATCGTGTGGAAGGGCTCGATGCAGGGGCTGACGATTACCTGGTAAAACCCTTCGCATTTAAGGAACTCCTTGCGCGCGCGCGTGCGCTCCTACGCCGCCCGCGAGAGGTCGCGCCCGC
The genomic region above belongs to Bacillota bacterium and contains:
- a CDS encoding glutamine amidotransferase; the protein is MKLTICHLYPDLMNTYGDRGNMITLYRRALWRGIEVEVVPVSIGENLDFRAFDLIFFGGGQDKEQRLVCQDLVALKKGSLIDAIEDGVVVLAVCGGYQLLGEYYRTLGGEELPGVGALDIRTEAGSKRFIGNVVIESQLPLEGVPTLWGTPTMMGAPTIVGTPIMVGFENHSGRTYLGDKTRPLGRVIVGHGNNGGDGSEGCIYKNTYGTYLHGPLLPKNPHFADYLIQTALSREYNGVRLQPLDDGMELRAHRAAVARARRH
- a CDS encoding DedA family protein, which gives rise to MQQVMLLFHHYGYLLIFAVLALEGTGMPGIPLEIVFLGAGYFIQSGRMSFLLAVVAAASGNIAGNIIGYFVGAAGRNLVIARDDEDEVRARAREGNYKHRFRFLRSRFIRSRDLVMIKRWFEKYGAFTVFISRWFGPIRTPAILAAGFIGLDMRKYLAASIMAASTWCFVWQLAAWKLGVGVLKFMRARTYLEVLGMRPFLWLLIAIVVLVLVGGYLYVLWRGSIRWRNRP
- a CDS encoding phosphatidylserine decarboxylase → MLVVITTIIAAVALLILGLVWFLRRIWFYRDPVRIPPGDEDAILAPADGKLIYARRFENGEVYSEKLGQRIPISEISKMDFAMGESGWMIGIYMTPLDVHFNYAPISGKVCRIVHTQAALNLPMLDMWEYIRLTYLRKAVDLFGRKYHLLNERNTLFIEGDRLKLAVVEIADKFINKIRCFVTEGDVVKAGQKLSFIERGSQVDLVIPVTPGAEADIEIVARVGEQVYGGKTIIARISPAAGSAAKPA
- a CDS encoding type II toxin-antitoxin system VapC family toxin; translated protein: MSICVDASLVLKWLTYEPGSDEALVWLNMHASDEIIAPSFLSLEVASVLRQKTRRAEMTSEESLEALHLLDKLKIRFMWDWTLLERALELAIELDQSTAYDTAYLALAEREECELWTADACFARAASPRYPIVRLLTPHPLSCDSIGWPQ
- a CDS encoding response regulator transcription factor; this encodes MRVLVVEDEPKIASFVRQGLEEEGYAVDVAGDGESALDYAGSAQYDLLILDIMLPKRDGVSVCQELRKRGFKTPILMLTARDTVDDRVEGLDAGADDYLVKPFAFKELLARARALLRRPREVAPARLQVGDLILDTATRHAERGGRVIDLTLREYALLELLMRHKGQVLSRTQIAEHVWNFDFYSESNIVDVYIRYLRLKIDADFEKKLIQTVRGVGYKIGE